TAATTGTTTACCTAACGATGGGGCATCTTTTTGAAGTTTTTTATTTCAACCATAAAAAACGGGATACAATAAAAGAGGCCAACACCCTGATGCTTCAACAAGCATTGAATGAAGAATTAAAACATAGGTTCATTCATTTGAGTAAATCTATCATGAATGAAACCATTCCAAATGAATCAATAGAATTGATCCGACCGGATATTGCAATGATTGACAGTGTTTACAAATATTTTATGCATCTGAAGTATCCTGGGATGTCTCTTTATACTATAGTATCAGGAGGAACAGACATATCAGCCGGAGAAAATGAGATCCGGACAGAACAGTTCTCGTTGAATGACCTGTCCGGACGTGCCATCCAAGGGATTGCAATACCTCAGCCCGATAACCTTTGGGTCTTAATCACTGCCTATTTAATAGGATTTCCATGGTTTCTATTGTTGGTCTTTACATTTCTTTTTGTATTGCATATCATCTTCCGTCAACGGAAAGATAACCGCAATCTCCGGTTATACATCCGCCATACCGGACATCAGATGCGTTCGCCATTTTCCGTGCTTCAAACATCTTTGTTCCTGATAGATGAAGATACTACCAGGGATGAATTGCTTCGTTACCGGCAACTGATAGAGAGTAATATCCGTAAATTACGTCGACTGTTCGATAATCTGGAATTAGCCTCCGGGCAGGATTCCATTGATCTGAATTGTACTGAATTTGATTTAATGCCTGTTTTACTGCAAATAAAAAACGATTTTTTAATCAATCCGCCCAAAAAGGTAGAAATTTCTATCGATAATCAATTAAAGCCAACTGAAATATACGCTGACCGGTTACATATAGGTGAGGTTATTCATAATCTGATAGATAATGCCATTAAATATTCCGGTTCGGAAGCCAGGGTTGAAATTCGCCTTTTTGAGGAAGAGCATTATATCTGTATTGCCGTAAGAGATAACGGACAGGGTATTTCTACCCGGTATCAGAAAAAAGTATTTCAACGATTTTTCCGTATCAACAATTCCTCTTCGGTGAAAGGTTTTGGTTTAGGGCTAAGCTATGCCAGTAAAATTTGTGCTGCTCATGGAGGAGATATCACCTTAAACAGCAATATCGAAACGGGTTGTGAGTTTATTATTAAAATACCCTCAAAATAAAAATCATGGAACAAAACACCATATTGTTAGTGGATGACGACCTTGATTTGTGTGAGGTCGTAAAAAAATATCTGGAAAAAAACGGACTGGTTGTACATACGGTGTATAATGGGAGTGAAGCATATGACTCAATTCATGAGATACATCCTGATTTGATCATTCTTGATATTGAAATGCCAGAAATAAACGGGTTTCAACTGGCAAAGATGTTGCAGAAAGAAAACTGTAATGTACCGGTTATGTTTATATCCGGGCGTCATGATACGACATCGGCAGTTGAAGCTTTTGATTTGGGGGCTGAGGATTATATAAGAAAACCGGTTGAGCCTGTTGAATTACTGGCACGTATAAAATGCCGATTAAAAAAGAATGTTGTGCAAAATAACAGTATTTATTCTATCGGATCATATACTTTTAATAGTCTCACTCTGGAACTTTCTGATCATCAATTGAATGTCGTGGTGTTGACATCTCTTCAAGGAAAAATACTCCATTTCCTGTATCAGAATATATGTAAGACTGTCACCCGGGATGAAATTTTTGAATTTGCCTGGGGACAAAAAAACAATGATTCCCGCGCTGTTGATATGCATATTTCGAACCTAAGAAAATCATTATCTAAAGACAAAAACATCGAAATCAGGAATGATTATGCATTAGGATATAGTTTAGTTATCCGGCAATCAGATACATTAAAAGTCAAATAATATACAGTATGCTCAATGAAATCCTGTAAAACTTAAATTCAAAGACACTGTAATTCTATAAATGCAGAATGCATGACTCAATCGTCAAAATATTTTCCTGTTTTCTTCTTTTTGGTCATCGGAAAATTCCTTTTGAGATAATTTTACTTTTTCCTGATAACCATAAAAAAAGCTTTTAAATTTTAGAAGTAAAATTTAAAAGCGACTGATCTTGCGGTTTTTGCAGTTTTATTTTTGCAAATTTTTGTATTCCTGTGGGTTGTACTGGATTCGAACCAGTGACCCCTACCCTGTCAAGGTAATGCTCTAAACCAACTGAGCTAACAACCCATTATGCGATTGCAAAGGTAATACAGAGGATTTGAATACGCAAAAATATTTTGAAAATGGACTAAATAGAGATGATTTTATTGGGGTTTCAGAGGGGGGGCATGTAAACCAGAAATCACATGAATGCAACAGTTAATGTCATCTG
Above is a window of Bacteroidales bacterium DNA encoding:
- a CDS encoding HAMP domain-containing histidine kinase codes for the protein MERKIKVVTILICFVIVYLTMGHLFEVFYFNHKKRDTIKEANTLMLQQALNEELKHRFIHLSKSIMNETIPNESIELIRPDIAMIDSVYKYFMHLKYPGMSLYTIVSGGTDISAGENEIRTEQFSLNDLSGRAIQGIAIPQPDNLWVLITAYLIGFPWFLLLVFTFLFVLHIIFRQRKDNRNLRLYIRHTGHQMRSPFSVLQTSLFLIDEDTTRDELLRYRQLIESNIRKLRRLFDNLELASGQDSIDLNCTEFDLMPVLLQIKNDFLINPPKKVEISIDNQLKPTEIYADRLHIGEVIHNLIDNAIKYSGSEARVEIRLFEEEHYICIAVRDNGQGISTRYQKKVFQRFFRINNSSSVKGFGLGLSYASKICAAHGGDITLNSNIETGCEFIIKIPSK
- a CDS encoding response regulator transcription factor; this encodes MEQNTILLVDDDLDLCEVVKKYLEKNGLVVHTVYNGSEAYDSIHEIHPDLIILDIEMPEINGFQLAKMLQKENCNVPVMFISGRHDTTSAVEAFDLGAEDYIRKPVEPVELLARIKCRLKKNVVQNNSIYSIGSYTFNSLTLELSDHQLNVVVLTSLQGKILHFLYQNICKTVTRDEIFEFAWGQKNNDSRAVDMHISNLRKSLSKDKNIEIRNDYALGYSLVIRQSDTLKVK